The genomic stretch TATTAAGGTTATGTTAAAATTCTAGCGTCATCTTTTCAGCATCCACCCGCAAAAAACTGCCTTTATCTTCATGCCAATCCCCTAGCACTACCCGTTGCAGCATTTTGCCATCCAGCGCCACATCGTGTACCGCTGGGCGATGCGTATGCCCGTGGATGATGCGAGAAACGCCCGTCTGTTGGAAAACTGCCTCCACCGCCTGCTGATTCACGTCCAGAATCGCTGCCGCCTTGCCCTGCATACTCTCGCGGCTTTGCGCCCGCATCGCCTCCGCCTGACGGATACGCGCTTCCAGCGGTAAGGCCAGAAATTGCTGCTGCCATGGCGGATTGCGGAACAATTTGCGCACTTGCTGGTATTCCACATCATCGGTACACAAGGTATCACCGTGTAATAACAGGGTCGGGGTGCCGTATAAATCCATCAGGTGCTGTTCGGGTAACAAGATGCAGCCCGTTGCTGCCGCAAACTGCTCCCCTACCAGAAAATCGCGGTTGCCGTGCATGAAATACAGCGCGACTCCGCTATCAACCAGCTCGCGCAACTCCGCGACAACCGGCAAAAAACCAGCCGCAGCGGGGCTATCCAACGCATCATCCCCCACCCAGTACTCGAACAGATCCCCCAGAATATAGAGTGCATCTGCCCTACCCTTGAGCTGTTGCAGAAATGTTATCAGCAAGCGAATGATGGCAGGGCGGGAGGTATCAAGATGTAAATCAGCAATAAACCAGCTAACCATAAGCACTCTTTATTTATAAATCGACTTTTTTGTCGCAAATTAAAAAACAAATCTAATAGAACGTTGACCTGCTGCACAGAGTCTAATAAGTTATCCTAACTTTAAACTACCTAGAACTGACATAACATGACATATTGTGTAGGCGTTTCTCTTGATGCAGGACTTGTCCTGACATCCGACTCCCGTACCAATGCGGGTATTGATAATGTCAGTACCTACAGCAAGATGTACCAATGTGAAACGACACCTGATCGTTTCCTGGTTATTCTGAGTGCGGGCAACCTCGCCACCACCCAGGCCGTGATCCAGCAGGTCAAGCGTGATGTTCACGAGGGCAAGCCCAGAAATATTAACAACATGGCTTATCTCGCCGATGTTGCGGATTACTTGGGTGAAATTCTGGTCAATCTCATTCGTAAACATAATGAGCAAGGCGGTTTTATTGCCGATGCCACTTTGGTTTTGGGTGGACAAATCAAAGGGCGCGAACCAAACCTTTACATGATTTATCCGCAGGGAAATTACATCACGTCTTCCAGTGAGACACCCTACCTGCAAATTGGCGAAAGCAAATACGGTAAACCAGTGCTCGACCGTTTCATTACCCGTGACGCCTCGCTGGAAGATGCCGCCATCTGCTCGCTGATTTCCATGGACTCCACCATGAAAAGTAACGCCAGCGTAGGGCCACCGATTGAAGTGCTGATCTACAAACGCGATCAGTTCACCACGCCCAAACATTACAAGTTTGATGCCGAAGACCCTTATCTACTGGCTATTCGTCAGGAATGGGCACATCACTTGAATCAAGCATTCCGCTCCATGCCACGTCTGGAAGAAAGTCAGGCGCAGCCGAACAGCTACTTACGCGCTCTCTGAACCCGCCACTAATTGGTGGATGAAACGCAGCTTCACAATCACCTGTCGAGACAGGCTGAAGGGGTAGGGGTCGCGCTGCCCCATGCTGCGGTTCAGGGCATTCATCATCAGCGTCAGTTGCCGCCACTCCCCCATCAACAGGTGGAAGTCGCGGGAATGCGACGTGCTCCGATGGATCACCTCAAAGTCTGTGGCGGTTTCCAGCGTATCCATGATATGCAGGTAATGCGCCCAGGTTTCCGCCCAATCCTCCCACGGGTGGGCGCTGGCATAAGCACTGATATGGCGCTTCTCCCAATTGGGAACGGGGCCGTAAGCGTAATAGTTATCCATTGACTCACGGTAGTTTTCCTCGCCCCCGAACATGTGCCGAAAGCGCGGATACCACACCGAATCCCGTATCAGCTTATCCCAATAATAATGCCCGATTTCGTGGCGCATATGCCCCAGTACAGTACGGTAGCTTTCGTTCATCTGCTCGCGTGTTTTCACCCTATAGGCATCATCCGCCTCGGAAACATGCAAAGTAATCAAGCCATTATGATGCCCGGTATACACCACTCTTTTTTTCACCAAAGGATTGGTGCGCTGATCCTCCAGAAAATCAAACGCCAAGCCTGAGTCTGGGTCTTGCTCCCGGCTCACCACCGGCAAGCCCAACATAATGAAGGAATACACCAAACGCCGTTTAGCATATTCCAGCACTTTCCAGCGTTGAACGTTGATGGGGATATTTTGCTGGGGAACGGTACGCGTCAAACGGCAAGAGCGGCATTGTTCGTGATCATCGTCCTCAGCCACCATCCAGTTACAGCCCACAGGATGATTACGGAGTGCACAAGCACGCAGCGTGGGATCTTCGTTCAACACCACCATTGTCAAGGTTTCGGGGTTAAACCCTAGCAGGCTATGGCAAGAGGAGCACTTACTGTCCTCGAAAAAAACTTCATGCCCGCAGACACAGTGGAAACGCCTCATGAGTTCCCCACCTTATCCAACTCAACCCGGACAACTTCCACCTGTTCACCATCTGTCACCAGTAGCCATGCGGCAAGGTTTTGCAGCGCGGCAATCTCCGGCAATTGCAGATAACCCTGCACTTGCTCAAGCCCCTCCTGCTTTTTGGCTAACCAACCCGCTTCCTTTGCGTCGCGGTTGGAAAGCAGTTGCAAGGCACGCACCATTTCATCCACCAACGGCTGCATATCGGCGTACAGCGCCAGCTTTTCCACCGCCAGCCGCAGCGTATGGTTGGGAATACTCATCTGGTTACGGCGCTCCAGTTCCACCTTGAAATAATGGAAGTAGAATTCGCGAATCGCGTAATTGGGGATGACAAAAGTTTCCCCCGCCAGCGTTTTGCGGTACAGAGTAATAAACCCCATATACGCCAACAGGCTGATAAAATCGTCACGGTCAAAACCTTTGTCAAACTCGAATTTGCGGCGTTGTTGGGCGGTCACTTCTTCGGTGTTGATTAGCTCATCCAGCACCGCAAAATTGGTGTCGCGGTTGCCAATGCTGAACATGCCCATGATTTTGCCGTAATCCGAGGCGATGTTTTCATCCATCATCGGATCGGGGTATTCACAGCGGCGCAGGTCGAAATTCTTGGCAAAATACAACACCATATTGGCATTGTAGACCGTTTCCGATGCCTTGAGGTTGAAGCGGTAGCCGTTGTACCAACGGGTCACATCAGCCAGCAGTTGTTCCAACTCCACCGAACAAGTATCCACTAACGGCTGCAACAGACGGGCAACTTCTGCCTTGGTGAAACCAATGGCTTCGTTGAAATCTTCGTGCAATGACAGGTTTTGCCCAATATTGAACCCGCTGGTCATACTATCAAGCATGATGGGGGTAACGCCCGTGACAAACAGGCGGTCGAGGGTGCCGCGTTGCGTAGCCGTTTTGAGGGTTTCGTAAAAGCTACGCACGAAGCCACCTTTGCCCATGATGCGCAGAAATAGCTTCATGTCTGCTGCTAAAATGCTATTGGCAAAGTGGTCGTATTCGTCGATCAACAGCAGAAATTTGTGTTCACCCAATAACTCCACGAATTGCTGCATTTTGTCGGCGGGAGTTACCTTTTCCCGAATAGCGTCCTGATAACTGTCAGGGTAAGCATAGCGGCGCAAAAACGTTTGCAAGTGCATATCGACCTTGCTGGTAAACCGCTGCAAAACAGCATCATGCCCTGCATCGGTATCAATACCGCTAAAGTCCATGAACAGCACTTGATAGCTGCTACGCAGTGGTGCTGGCTGTTGCCCGATGTACAGCTTGCCAAACAACGCATCGAACTCGTGCTGATACGCCACATCGTAATAATATTCCAGCATGGACAAGAACAGGCTTTTGCCAAAACGACGCGGGCGCAGCAGAAACAGATGGCTGCCTGCTGCTTCCAACTGGGGAATGTAATCAGTCTTGTCGAGGTAGACAAAACCTTCGGTGATGACTTTCTTGAAATTGCTTTCGCCGTAGGGGATTTTCATGCTGCGACTATCCTTCGGAGTGATGGGAACAGTTTAGCATAATGGCGTGAGTGCGAGACTGGCTTGCAGGGCTGCGATGCTTCCCAGCACCCCTCCTTTGCAAAAGGAGGGGCTAGGGGAGGATTTTCTTCAGGGTTTCTTACGACCGACGCAAATCCAACGTATAACGTATACGGATAATACGCATTCACCGGGAACGATTCGGAGTTACGCCCGCCCGGATGCGATACATGGTAAGTGCAACCACCCACCGAACGCCCGTTCCAGGTATCAATGATGTCGAACACCAGCGGCGCATGAATCCCAATCGTCGGATGCAGTGCGGAAGGCGGCTGCCACGCACGGAAGCGCACCCCAGCCACATACTCACCATGCACCCCGGTCGACTTCATCGGCACACGTCGCCCATTATAGCTTTGTGGAGATGGGAATAACTTACGACTGTTGAAACAAGTTAAGTATGCTGCCACGAGAGAAAGACAACAGCATTTTTGTCAACCCTCTTCAATTTTTATGAAGAAAATGTAAGCATGATCACAGCAGCAGATTTAATTCTTAAGTTAAAATTTGCGCAATTAACGGGCATATTGGAAGAAAATCAATGCACATTTTGGGCTATGCGGAAGACCACATGACATTAATAGATATTGTTTATTTTATGATTAATAGATTCTTGTTTGGTCTGTTACAGGCTTTTCAGTAAGACGGCTAAGTACCACAGTGCTCGATTTGCTCCCTATCAACCCAATATAACCTAATTGATTGGATTCAACTCATGATTATTGAAAAATTAAAAGAAATAATTGACCCAACCCCTGAATTTTCATCAACAACTACGGATATTTTCTTTTGGGTAATCTTGTCTGTTTTCATCGCTGCACTGATATTGAGGCTACGCGGAAAAAAACCGGCTTTTACTGATTACATCCCAACCTTATTATCATCACTGGGTATTTTAGGAACTTTTGCTGGTATTGTCATTGGTCTATTGGCATTTGATCCAACGCCCGAAAAGATGAATGACTCCATTACGAATCTGCTCTGGGGTCTACAAACAGCTTTCTTTACCAGTATTACTGGTGTTTTTTTGTCGATTACCTTTAAGGCATTTGAGAGTTTTTTGCTCAATCAAGAGCAAGCATCAGAAAACAGTGATGGCTTAGCTCAAAGCGACAACTCGATCGAAGGCATTTTAACGGTGCAAAATCAACATTTGGCGCAGATCGTCAAATCCATCGGTGATGAAAATACTGACTCAAGCCTAGTCAACATCTTAAAATTACACCGAAGTGATGCTGCTGATCAACGTAAACAAGTCATCAATGCCTTACAAACGTTGAACGATGCGTAACTGTTCACGGAGCAGCCCCCTTAAGCGGCAATAAGTCCAGTCACCGGATTCAATACTTGCGGAGGGGGAATAGGCAAACGCACCGTCACCGGCTTTTTAGCCAATGCCTGCTGACACGCTTGGCGGATAATTCGGTAAGCGCTGATACCTAGGCGTTTGCAGGTTTCCACGATAGTCAGTATTAACGGGCGGAATTGATCACCTCGGAAAGATTGGCTAAAAAAGCTGGTCTTACGCCAGATGACATAGGGGCGGATAGCCCGTTCGGCAGCATTGTTGGTCAGAGGAACACCGGAATGACGCAAAAATGTCCATAACATCAGGTCATCATCCCGTAAGCGTTGGCACTGGTTGGCGGTTTTAGTCGGCTTATCAGGATGTTGTGCTTGACGTAAGCCGCTACCTGCTACCAATGTCTGGCGGAAGGCTTCGCGGAGTTTATCCATGCGTTGCCGGTACAACCTGTCCGAGTAAGCACCTGCGAGCTTGCGGTTATGCAAGTGGACAATCAGGCGTGCCAGACGCAGCAAACGCTTCCCTAAGATGCCTGCACGCCCGTAACGTTGTGCTATTTTTTTGAACTTACGGATAATGTGCGCCCAGCACAGTTGCCGTCGTTCATTGGGGTGGTGATTATAGCCGCCGTGCTGGTCGGTCACGAGTACGCCATTGAATTTTCCCAGCAATTCGTCCGCTGCACCTTTGCCGCGTGAGTAATGCGTCATGAAGTACACCACCTGTGGCGAACACATCACCCATAACCATTCACGTTCGCGCCCACGGTAGTGACTGGTTTCATCCGCGTTTACCACCGGGCTGCTACGCACTGCATCACCCGCCTGAGCATATAAGGGTGCTAACCAACGGCTGACGGGGGCAGTAGCCTCACTGATCGCACCGCTACTGAAGGATAACTGCCATTGTTCTTCCAGCAGTAACTGGATTTGCCGCGTGGACAGGCGGCACGCCCCGTTCATCAGGGTGATCCAACTGATCAAGCCAGCACCCATCTGCCCGCTGGGGATGTCTTCGGGTAACTCGGCTACCTGACGTTTCCCGCAGCAACTACACGTACCCGCATACAGGCGGTGTTCCGTTACTTGATAAGCAACTTCCGGTAGGTCAAATACCTGATGACGCTGGCTCGGCGTGGTTTCCAGCACCAGATGACCACCACAACGGCAACAGCCTTCGGGATAGTAATGCTGGATAGCATCCAGGCGTGATTCCTCCACCAAGGTGCGTTCATGTTTGCTGTGTCCTGGCTGACCGCCGCGTTTTAACGGGCTTTTCGGTTTGCGCTCGCGTTGGGCGCGTTGTTCGGGCGTGTCACGTGACGGGGGGTTAGAGGAGGTGGCGGAGGAGTCATTCAGGCGTTCTTTCAGTTCTGTCAGTTCCGCTTCCAGTTGTTTTACCCGTGCCTGCAACGCAACCACCAACGTCAGCAGATCACGGTTAAGCTGCTGGGAGGTGGCCAAATCGGTTGGCAACGCAATATCAGTAAAATCGGTGGTGATCGTTAGCTCGTTCATCTTTCAAGCATAGCTCAGACTCTGGCAGTTGCAAGCCCGTGAACAGTTACCATCGCAATTGGTAGAAGGCATCAATGAAAGCGCCGCTAACCTCTCGAATGCCATTATCAAAACAGCAACGGAATTTGATGACAGCTCATCCCGTGTTAATGCATCTCCTTATACACAAGTCCCAAGCTGATGTAAGATAAGCAATTTTCACCTATGAACTGGTCATCTAGCGAACTCACCGATCTTGATTTGGGAGACAAGCGCCTCGAAACACGCGCCGCCCATATTCTCAATGCCATGCTGAAAGCGCCCCAATCCAGCCTCCCCAAGGCTTGCCAGAGTTGGTCAAGTACCTTGGCGACGTACCGTTTCTTCTGGAATGAGGCGGTGAGCCATGATGCTTTGATGGCATCCCACTTTGAAGCGACAGAGTGCCGAATCCGTCAACAAGACTCGAAGATTATCCTGTGCATTCAAGACACCACCGAATTGGACTTCAATGGACAGGAAACCGAGGGCTTGGGGCGGTTATCCTACGATAAGCAACGCGGGATGTACCTGCATCCGACCTTGTGTATCACCCCGGAACGCCTGCCGTTGGGCATCACCGATACGTGGATGTGGTCACGGGGCTTGAGCAAAGCCGCCGACCAAGCGAACCCCAGCATCAAAGAAAGCCGTCGCTGGATCGAAGGGTATGAACGGGTAGCCGAACTGGCGGCACGCTGCCCCGGACACCGGCTCATCTATACGGGCGACCGTGAAAGCGACTTTTACGACTTGCTCAAACGGGCACAAGCCTTGGATTACCCGGCTGACCTGCTGATACGGGCGCAACATAACCGTGCCTTAGGAGATGACCTCAAACTGTGGGATGCCATTGAGCAACAACAGGCGTTGACCCGCATCACCTTTACCAAACCGCGCAAGCAGGGTGAAAAAGCCCGCAAAGTGGTACAGGAAATCAAGGTGTTACGTTATACCCTGCGTCCCAAGAGCAAGCACCCGATGCTATTGACCTTGGTTCAAGCCAAAGAAATCAACCCACCCGCCGGAAAATCGCCCCTCATTTGGCGTTTAGTCACCAACCGTTGTGTAGAGACCGCCGATGCCGCTTGTGAACTCATCGACTGGTATCGGGCGCGTTGGGAAATCGAAATGTTTTTTGATGTCCTGAAAGTTGGCTGTCGCGTCGAAAAACTGCAACTGGACACTAAAGAGCGCATCGAAAAAGCCCTCGCGCTCTACATCATGGTGGCCTGGCGGATTATGTTTCTGATGCGGTTGGGGCGTACCTGCCCAGAACTTCCGGCTGAGCTGGTGTTTGACCCGCTGGAATGGAAAGTATCCTTCCGGCTCGGCAAAAAAGCACTGCCCGATGGCATACCTACCCTCAATCAAGTGATCCGCAATCTGGCAGAACTGGGGGGCTTTCTGGGCAGAAAATGCGATGGCGAACCGGGAGCTAAAAGTATCTGGTTGGGCTACTCAAGGGTGCTGGACTGTATTTATGGGATTCAGATGGCTAGTGAATTGGGGGAAGGACTGATTTGTGTATAAAGAGATGGTGTTAATGGTGCGTTGCAAACAACATCAGATCACCTCACTAGAGAGTCAGAAGTCATCAAAACAACCTTGATTGATTCGGTTACGCAAATTCGTGAGGATTTCTATGGCTTTATTCATCAATTGCAAGGCAGTCAGCAAGCGCAATTACAAACGTTTGAAACAGCCATTGCCCAGATGATGAGTGGCTATAAAGAATCAGAAGATCAGATCAAAAATTTCGCTCAAACAACCATCAGCAGTACAAAGGAATCTGTCTTAAAACAAACTAGAGCAATAGATCAAGCACTGGAACAGGAGCTTAACCGCACCATGACCGAACTGGGTTCAGCACTCACAACGATCACGCGTAAGTTTACCGAAGACTACCAAACTTTGGTTAATGAGATGAATAAAGTTGTTCGTGCACGATAAGGACAATCTGTGATGCAACGGAAAAAAAAATCACATGCAGATGAGTCACAATGGCTATCCGTCTCTGACCTCATGTCAGGTTTGATGATGGTATTTCTGTTTATCTCGATTGCCATGATGCAAATTGTCAATAAGGATAAAGACACAGCCGTTGATGAAAAGAAGCGCATTGAGCAAATCGTCAAAGCCTATCAAGAGAATAAAACAGCTATTTATGATGCACTGCAACAAGAATTCGCACGAGACTTAAAAAAATGGGATGCTGAAATTGATCGTAATAATCTTACCTTCACCTTTAAATCGCCTGACATATTGTTTGCGATAGGCAAAGACCAGTTAACACCCAAATTTAAAGAAGTTTTAGATGATTTCTTCCCACGCTATCTCACGGTGCTTACGGGTGCGGGTGCGGGTGCGGGTGCGGGTGCGGGTGCGGGTGCGGGTGGAACAATAGAACAGGATGGGGTGAAAAGCTTTAAAAGCTCAATCACTGAAATTCGTATCGAGGGTCATACCGATTCGACATGGGGCACAACGGGTTCTACGATGACTGATAAAGATATCTACTACAATAATATGGACTTATCCCAAGGAAGAACGCGATCTGTACTGACGTATATCTACGATATGTCGGGCATTGCCAAACAACGCCCATGGATGAAGGCACACATTGCAGCCGTTGGTTTATCATCATCGCGCCCCGTATTCAAAGAATCAGCGTGCAATAGTCCAGAGGAAAATGAACCCTTGACACAATCGGTTTGCACCGAGGATCTCGAAAAATCGCGACGAGTGTCATTTCGTATTTTGACCAACGCTGAACAGCAAGTGCAGAAAATACTGGCTACCTTCTGATGAAAATTGATACGGCATTTATCGTAAACCTCAAGGCATGTGTGACCCAAATGGGCGCAGCACTTCAGAAGTTAGATCTGACCTCTCAATCGGGCATCAAAGTCAAACTGAGCGATATTAAGAGCAAGAAAGGGTTGCTGAGTTATGATGATCATCAGGTTGTCGTGTTTATTCCCGACCACAGTTATAAGGCATCTCTTTATACACAAATCAGTCCTTCCCCCAATTCACTAGCCATCTGAATCCCATAAATACAGTCCAGCACCCTTGAGTAGCCCAACCAGATACTTTTAGCTCCCGGTTCGCCATCGCATTTTCTGCCCAGAAAGCCCCCCAGTTCTGCCAGATTGCGGATCACTTGATTGAGGGTAGGTATGCCATCGGGCAGTGCTTTTTTGCCGAGCCGGAAGGATACTTTCCATTCCAGCGGGTCAAACACCAGCTCAGCCGGAAGTTCTGGGCAGGTACGCCCCAACCGCATCAGAAACATAATCCGCCAGGCCACCATGATGTAGAGCGCGAGGGCTTTTTCGATGCGCTCTTTAGTGTCCAGTTGCAGTTTTTCGACGCGACAGCCAACTTTCAGGACATCAAAAAACATTTCGATTTCCCAACGCGCCCGATACCAGTCGATGAGTTCACAAGCGGCATCGGCGGTCTCTACACAACGGTTGGTGACTAAACGCCAAATGAGGGGCGATTTTCCGGCGGGTGGGTTGATTTCTTTGGCTTGAACCAAGGTCAATAGCATCGGGTGCTTGCTCTTGGGACGCAGGGTATAACGTAACACCTTGATTTCCTGTACCACTTTGCGGGCTTTTTCACCCTGCTTGCGCGGTTTGGTAAAGGTGATGCGGGTCAACGCCTGTTGTTGCTCAATGGCATCCCACAGTTTGAGGTCATCTCCTAAGGCACGGTTATGTTGCGCCCGTATCAGCAGGTCAGCCGGGTAATCCAAGGCTTGTGCCCGTTTGAGCAAGTCGTAAAAGTCGCTTTCACGGTCGCCCGTATAGATGAGCCGGTGTCCGGGGCAGCGTGCCGCCAGTTCGGCTACCCGTTCATACCCTTCGATCCAGCGACGGCTTTCTTTGATGCTGGGGTTCGCTTGGTCGGCGGCTTTGCTCAAGCCCCGTGACCACATCCACGTATCGGTGATGCCCAACGGCAGGCGTTCCGGGGTGATACACAAGGTCGGATGCAGGTACATCCCGCGTTGCTTATCGTAGGATAACCGCCCCAAGCCCTCGGTTTCCTGTCCATTGAAGTCCAATTCGGTGGTGTCTTGAATGCACAGGATAATCTTCGAGTCTTGTTGACGGATTCGGCACTCTGTCGCTTCAAAGTGGGATGCCATCAAAGCATCATGGCTCACCGCCTCATTCCAGAAGAAACGGTACGTCGCCAAGGTACTTGACCAACTCTGGCAAGCCTTGGGGAGGCTGGATTGGGGCGCTTTCAGCATGGCATTGAGAATATGGGCGGCGCGTGTTTCGAGGCGCTTGTCTCCCAAATCAAGATCGGTGAGTTCGCTAGATGACCAGTTCATAGGTGAAAATTGCTTATCTTACATCAGCTTGGGACTTGTGTATAAGGAGATGAGTTATAAGGGCGTACCAGCCGTTGAAAAGAATCACGCTCAGGGCAATAAGTACCATTTTGCAGAGTGTACGACTTTGGAGGAGATGCGTGCTTCAGGTAAATATGAGCATCGCTATAGCGCTAACAATAACCCGGACGGTCATTTTGAAATTTTCGATAACAAAGGTAATAACGCCAAAAACATTGCTTTAATGCCTTGTCAGAACTGCCTCAAACATATTAACTACCAAGGTTTTGCTGATGCAACATCCAATGAAAAGCGTCGAATATTGGATCATTTCTCAGTCATTGATTTACTCTCGACCTATAGTACTTGGTTTAAAAATATGCCGGGTATTCGACCAAAAACAGCAGGCTATACTGCCGACTGGCAAGATATTTCTCTAGCTTTTCGTCGAAAAAAGAAATTCACCTGCGAATGCTGTGGCGTGAACCTCAATGACCAGCGTCATTTATTACACGCGCATCACATCAATAGTGATAAACGGAACAATTATGAGCATAACCTCAAGGCACTTTGTATTGACTGTCATCGTAAAGAACATTTACATGATCATATGCTGATTACATGTCAAGTCCCGATAGATCATATACTTTCTTTTTGAATAAATCTGGCTTCTTTTTCTGCCATTCCTTGAGTGCTTGAATAGGGGTTTTGTATCCCAGTGCTTTCTGGGGAATGCAGTGGTTGTAGAGCCGTTCATAATGTTTGATCGCGTCAGCCAATTCATTGGATGAGGCGAAACGGGTGGTTTGCAACAAGTCGCTGATACGTCCGTTGAAGCGTTCTACCATGCCGTTGGTTTGGGGGTGGCGTGGCTTGGTGAGGCGGTGTTCAGCCTTGATGCGCTCACAGGCTTTGTCGAATTTATGCTTGCCTGTGGGGTCACGTTCCCCTTTACGGGTAAAGCGGTCGGTGAATTCCTTCCCATTGTCGGTCAGCACGTATTGCACCTTGATGGGGAAGCGCTGCTCTACTTTACCCAAAAAATCCGCTGTACTGGCAGCCGCTTTGTCGGGGTAAATGGCAAGGCACACCATACGACTGGCACGGTCGATGGCGACATACAGGTATTGGTGTTCCTTTTCGTCGGGCATCTTCGGCAAGTATTTGATGTCAATATGGATATAGCCGGGTTCGTAGTCCTTGAACACCTTTTTCGGTGGCGGCTCCTCGCCATACAGTTCCCGCTTCATTACCGCCAGGTTGGCGATCCCATGACGACGCAGGCAGCGGTCTATACCCGAACGGCTGGCGGCGGCATTGATATATTCTTTGGTGATGTGGGTCAGGTCATCCAGCGACAGCAGCAGGGTCTTACGTAGCTCCACCACCAACCATTCCTGTACCTCAGTCAGCGTGGTGTGCAGCGTATCGGGACGGTGCGATTTGTCGGTCATCTCCTCACGGTTCTGCCATTTGCGGATCGTCAGGCGGCTGACATTGTATTGTTTCGCCAGTTCTGCTTGTGTGAGCGGCGATGCCTTGATTTCACTCCGTAATTTCGGGGTTGTCCGTGCTTCGGGATGCAGTTTCATGTACGCTTTGCCTTGTAGCCATGGGTGGATAAGATGCCTTCAAGGATAGCCCGTGCTTTGAATAATGGGTAGCTCCTTGAGGGAATATGATCCCATGGGACATGACAATTACACCTGAGCAAATGCACACAATTAATCAACTCAGAATGCAGCAAGGCTTACTTAAAATTGATTCTTGGCAAAGTGCCTATCGACTAGCGGATGAGGCGTTACATGGGGTACTCAAACGCTATGAGCGCAGGCAACCTCAATCACTACCCCACGTTTACTATCCAGTTACATCAGGTATTATTTTGGATGTCGCATGGCCTAGCCAGAAAGTCGGCGTTTATGTGGATATTTCGGAGCAACAGCGTAAAACATTGCAACAAGCTGGTTGGTCTTTGATGACGATTGGACATGCGCTTAAATTTTAATCAAACCCAAGCAATGTTACCCCCCTGCTTCCTGCAACAGCGCCGCAATCAGCTCCTCCGACAACCACAACCCCGCTGCCTGCAATTGCCGAAAAGCGGGTTCTGCCTTGGGCAGCAATCCGCGCCGCTTCGCCAACACAATCACACCACATGTACCTGTCATGGCAATATTGATGCTACGCGCACAACGGCGAGCAGCGGCATCATCCAGAATGGCACGGTCTGCTGCCAATTCACGGGCATGATGCATAACAGCCGATTCACCAGCCCCCAAATTCCAGCGTTGGATGTCCAGTGCAACGTCTACAGGGGGTAAGCGTTGCAACCAATCCAAGGTAGGAACAATACAGGCAGCGGCATCATCCTTGCCACCATTGACAACTTCTTGCCACACAGCGGTACATACACAGCTTCAAACAACTGCGGCAACAGAACGT from Thiothrix litoralis encodes the following:
- a CDS encoding IS4 family transposase, whose protein sequence is MNWSSSELTDLDLGDKRLETRAAHILNAMLKAPQSSLPKACQSWSSTLATYRFFWNEAVSHDALMASHFEATECRIRQQDSKIILCIQDTTELDFNGQETEGLGRLSYDKQRGMYLHPTLCITPERLPLGITDTWMWSRGLSKAADQANPSIKESRRWIEGYERVAELAARCPGHRLIYTGDRESDFYDLLKRAQALDYPADLLIRAQHNRALGDDLKLWDAIEQQQALTRITFTKPRKQGEKARKVVQEIKVLRYTLRPKSKHPMLLTLVQAKEINPPAGKSPLIWRLVTNRCVETADAACELIDWYRARWEIEMFFDVLKVGCRVEKLQLDTKERIEKALALYIMVAWRIMFLMRLGRTCPELPAELVFDPLEWKVSFRLGKKALPDGIPTLNQVIRNLAELGGFLGRKCDGEPGAKSIWLGYSRVLDCIYGIQMASELGEGLICV
- a CDS encoding OmpA/MotB family protein, which translates into the protein MQRKKKSHADESQWLSVSDLMSGLMMVFLFISIAMMQIVNKDKDTAVDEKKRIEQIVKAYQENKTAIYDALQQEFARDLKKWDAEIDRNNLTFTFKSPDILFAIGKDQLTPKFKEVLDDFFPRYLTVLTGAGAGAGAGAGAGAGGTIEQDGVKSFKSSITEIRIEGHTDSTWGTTGSTMTDKDIYYNNMDLSQGRTRSVLTYIYDMSGIAKQRPWMKAHIAAVGLSSSRPVFKESACNSPEENEPLTQSVCTEDLEKSRRVSFRILTNAEQQVQKILATF
- a CDS encoding HNH endonuclease signature motif containing protein, producing the protein MSYKGVPAVEKNHAQGNKYHFAECTTLEEMRASGKYEHRYSANNNPDGHFEIFDNKGNNAKNIALMPCQNCLKHINYQGFADATSNEKRRILDHFSVIDLLSTYSTWFKNMPGIRPKTAGYTADWQDISLAFRRKKKFTCECCGVNLNDQRHLLHAHHINSDKRNNYEHNLKALCIDCHRKEHLHDHMLITCQVPIDHILSF
- a CDS encoding IS481 family transposase, producing MKLHPEARTTPKLRSEIKASPLTQAELAKQYNVSRLTIRKWQNREEMTDKSHRPDTLHTTLTEVQEWLVVELRKTLLLSLDDLTHITKEYINAAASRSGIDRCLRRHGIANLAVMKRELYGEEPPPKKVFKDYEPGYIHIDIKYLPKMPDEKEHQYLYVAIDRASRMVCLAIYPDKAAASTADFLGKVEQRFPIKVQYVLTDNGKEFTDRFTRKGERDPTGKHKFDKACERIKAEHRLTKPRHPQTNGMVERFNGRISDLLQTTRFASSNELADAIKHYERLYNHCIPQKALGYKTPIQALKEWQKKKPDLFKKKVYDLSGLDM
- a CDS encoding DUF3368 domain-containing protein; the encoded protein is MWQEVVNGGKDDAAACIVPTLDWLQRLPPVDVALDIQRWNLGAGESAVMHHARELAADRAILDDAAARRCARSINIAMTGTCGVIVLAKRRGLLPKAEPAFRQLQAAGLWLSEELIAALLQEAGG